The following are from one region of the Actinoplanes sp. L3-i22 genome:
- a CDS encoding DUF2334 domain-containing protein, whose protein sequence is MSSSKVTRRTLIAGGGAAAVAVAAGIGFNTVQADAATTTPANSASATKTGKGGPGAGSAKTLVLYDTTGDYGWLGEVYATQTANLSSRFGAWTAAPVAKYQAGDMSAYTAVIYLGSTYDEPLPAAFLTDVLATTKPVTWVYDNIWQLAAKDGFAAKFGFASGTFDFAEVTEVGYKGRKLTRSTDNKSGIMNLSISDSTKVTTLATAVRADGTSFPWAVRSGNLTYVGEIPFAYVTHDDRYLAFADLLFDSLGGGTTERHRALIRIEDVGPDAQPEDLRAVADYLAAQNVPFSVAVYPRFRDPKGVGNGKAQDYTLLNKPKVVAALKYMQAKGGTLIMHGYTHQYGSVANPYDGVSANDFEFYKAHVDASDNVIYDGPVAEDSTAWASARMLASGVVFTAAGLGAPKIFEFPHYAASAPDYAAVNSLFGKRYDRGLYFPGVLTGAKYDYARQFGQFFPYPVRDVYGSVVVPENVGNVETEAFNNHPVRLPADIIASAERNLVVRDGVASCFYHAYLGTDHLKDLVTGVKALGYSFVSADAVLNG, encoded by the coding sequence ATGAGCAGCTCGAAGGTAACCCGGCGCACCCTGATCGCCGGCGGTGGCGCCGCCGCCGTGGCGGTCGCCGCCGGCATCGGCTTCAACACCGTGCAGGCCGACGCCGCGACCACCACCCCGGCCAACTCCGCCTCCGCGACCAAGACCGGCAAGGGCGGCCCGGGCGCCGGCTCGGCCAAGACCCTGGTCCTCTACGACACCACCGGCGACTACGGCTGGCTCGGCGAGGTCTACGCCACCCAGACCGCGAACCTGAGCTCGCGGTTCGGCGCCTGGACCGCCGCGCCGGTGGCGAAGTACCAGGCCGGCGACATGAGCGCCTACACCGCGGTGATCTATCTGGGCTCGACCTACGACGAGCCGCTGCCGGCCGCGTTCCTCACCGACGTGCTGGCCACCACCAAGCCGGTCACCTGGGTCTACGACAACATCTGGCAGCTGGCCGCGAAGGACGGGTTCGCCGCCAAGTTCGGCTTCGCCAGCGGCACCTTCGACTTCGCCGAGGTGACCGAGGTCGGCTACAAGGGCCGCAAGCTGACCCGGAGCACCGACAACAAGTCCGGGATCATGAACCTGTCGATCAGCGACAGCACCAAGGTCACCACGCTGGCCACCGCGGTCCGCGCGGACGGGACCAGCTTCCCGTGGGCGGTCCGGTCCGGGAACCTGACGTACGTCGGGGAGATCCCGTTCGCCTACGTCACCCACGACGACCGCTACCTGGCCTTCGCCGACCTGCTGTTCGACTCGCTGGGCGGCGGGACCACCGAGCGGCACCGGGCCCTGATCCGGATCGAGGACGTCGGCCCGGATGCCCAGCCGGAGGACCTGCGGGCCGTCGCCGACTACCTGGCCGCGCAGAACGTGCCGTTCAGCGTCGCGGTCTACCCGCGGTTCCGGGACCCGAAGGGCGTCGGCAACGGCAAGGCGCAGGACTACACGCTGCTCAACAAGCCGAAGGTGGTCGCCGCCCTCAAGTACATGCAGGCCAAGGGCGGCACGCTGATCATGCACGGCTACACCCACCAGTACGGCTCGGTGGCGAACCCGTACGACGGGGTCAGCGCGAACGACTTCGAGTTCTACAAGGCGCACGTCGACGCGAGCGACAACGTGATCTACGACGGCCCGGTCGCCGAGGACTCGACCGCGTGGGCCAGCGCCCGGATGCTCGCCTCCGGCGTGGTCTTCACGGCGGCCGGCCTGGGCGCCCCGAAGATCTTCGAGTTCCCGCACTACGCCGCGAGCGCGCCGGACTACGCGGCGGTCAACTCGCTGTTCGGCAAGCGCTACGACCGGGGCCTGTACTTCCCGGGCGTGCTGACCGGCGCCAAGTACGACTACGCGCGCCAGTTCGGGCAGTTCTTCCCGTACCCGGTGCGGGACGTCTACGGCTCGGTGGTCGTCCCGGAGAACGTCGGTAACGTGGAGACCGAGGCGTTCAACAACCACCCGGTCCGGCTGCCCGCCGACATCATCGCGTCGGCCGAGCGCAACCTGGTCGTCCGGGACGGCGTGGCAAGCTGCTTCTACCACGCGTACCTGGGCACCGATCACCTCAAGGACCTGGTGACCGGAGTCAAGGCACTCGGGTACTCGTTCGTCAGCGCCGATGCGGTGCTGAACGGCTGA
- the wecB gene encoding non-hydrolyzing UDP-N-acetylglucosamine 2-epimerase encodes MSLREVHLIGGTRPEAVKLAPVALAFREAGLLTPILLASGQHPTMVTQALTAFDLEPDITLTVDRSTGTQAELLTAMIQQLDELWSVRTPAAVIVQGDTTTSLAGALAAFWRRIPVVHLEAGLRSGDLESPFPEEGNRRLVAQVAALHLAPTPLAAMNLLDEKIAAGDVLITGNTVVDAALAVAARKLPYENAAVAAARAESTKRLVLVTAHRRESWGEPLDRILGAVRTLIERYPDIEVVLPSHPNPAVRSQVDAALAGVERVTVTDPLPYPDLARLLSEAYLVLTDSGGIQEEAPSFGVPALVLRDVTERVESIHAGCAKLVGSDPELIVAEASALLDSRARRDAMTAGGNPYGDGQAARRTAQATAALLGLAPAPDAMPVQQSTAEIGANA; translated from the coding sequence ATGTCCCTTCGCGAAGTCCACCTGATCGGCGGCACCCGCCCCGAGGCCGTCAAGCTCGCCCCGGTCGCTCTCGCCTTCCGCGAGGCCGGCCTGCTCACGCCGATCCTGCTGGCCAGCGGCCAGCACCCGACGATGGTCACCCAGGCGCTGACCGCGTTCGACCTCGAGCCGGACATCACGCTCACCGTCGACCGGTCCACCGGCACCCAGGCCGAGCTGCTCACCGCGATGATCCAGCAGCTCGACGAGCTCTGGTCGGTCCGCACCCCGGCCGCCGTGATCGTCCAGGGCGACACCACCACCAGCCTGGCCGGCGCGCTCGCCGCGTTCTGGCGCCGGATCCCGGTCGTGCACCTGGAGGCCGGGCTGCGCTCCGGGGACCTCGAGTCGCCGTTCCCGGAGGAGGGCAACCGCCGGCTGGTCGCCCAGGTCGCCGCGCTGCACCTGGCGCCGACGCCGCTGGCCGCGATGAACCTGCTGGACGAGAAGATCGCCGCCGGCGACGTGCTGATCACCGGCAACACCGTGGTGGACGCGGCCCTCGCGGTGGCGGCCCGGAAGCTGCCGTACGAGAACGCCGCCGTCGCCGCCGCCCGGGCCGAGAGCACCAAGCGCCTGGTCCTGGTCACCGCGCACCGCCGCGAGTCGTGGGGCGAGCCGCTGGACCGGATCCTCGGCGCGGTCCGGACGCTGATCGAGCGGTACCCGGACATCGAGGTGGTGCTGCCCAGCCACCCGAACCCGGCGGTCCGGTCCCAGGTGGACGCCGCGCTGGCCGGGGTGGAGCGGGTCACCGTCACCGACCCGCTGCCGTACCCGGACCTGGCCCGCCTGCTCTCCGAGGCCTACCTGGTGCTGACCGACTCGGGCGGCATCCAGGAGGAGGCGCCGTCGTTCGGCGTGCCGGCCCTGGTGCTGCGCGACGTCACCGAGCGGGTCGAGTCGATCCACGCCGGCTGCGCCAAGCTGGTCGGCTCCGACCCGGAGCTGATCGTCGCCGAGGCGTCCGCCCTGCTGGACAGCCGGGCCCGGCGGGACGCGATGACGGCCGGCGGCAACCCGTACGGCGACGGCCAGGCCGCCCGCCGCACCGCCCAGGCCACCGCGGCGCTCCTCGGGCTCGCCCCCGCGCCCGACGCCATGCCCGTGCAGCAGTCCACCGCCGAAATCGGAGCGAACGCGTGA